The Peribacillus sp. FSL P2-0133 genome has a segment encoding these proteins:
- a CDS encoding ABC transporter ATP-binding protein, translating into MNRQPLEAVQGFGSNKNDVEIKGAFKQFGANVVLNGIDLEVKQGELLTLLGPSGCGKSTTLNLIAGFLDADRGEVHIKGNNVTKVPPYKRDLGMVFQTYSLFPHMTVYENLSFGLKLRKVSKAEQKKKISKALELVKMSGLENRYPRELSGGQRQRVAISRALVVEPELLLLDEPLSNLDAKLRHELRAEIKRLQKEIGVTTIFVTHDQEEALSMSDRVVVMNAGKIEQISTPTEIYNHPKTEFVFQFIGKSNCFEGNVSAVDKRKVSVKIGPDITHVDANNIMGNDSDLKTGDEVKLYIRPEKLQIVSLDEKSTSPLDFQHAKISQINYLGTSWEINVLLHGKSIQVLTSAFDSSWQNGSEVLIGWSPSEVMLVKK; encoded by the coding sequence ATGAATAGGCAACCCCTGGAGGCAGTTCAGGGGTTTGGATCAAACAAAAATGATGTAGAGATAAAAGGCGCATTTAAACAATTTGGAGCGAATGTTGTCCTGAATGGCATTGATCTGGAGGTGAAACAAGGAGAGTTACTTACTCTTCTTGGGCCCTCAGGGTGCGGAAAGTCCACAACCTTGAACCTAATTGCAGGGTTCCTCGATGCAGATCGGGGTGAGGTCCATATTAAAGGCAACAATGTTACGAAGGTTCCGCCTTATAAGCGTGATTTAGGAATGGTTTTTCAAACTTATTCGCTTTTTCCTCATATGACAGTCTATGAAAATCTCAGTTTTGGCTTGAAACTGCGCAAAGTTAGTAAAGCTGAGCAAAAAAAGAAGATAAGTAAAGCGCTTGAATTAGTGAAAATGTCAGGATTGGAGAATCGTTATCCAAGGGAATTATCAGGAGGTCAGCGTCAGCGTGTTGCGATTTCCAGAGCACTTGTAGTTGAACCGGAGCTCCTTTTGCTTGACGAACCGCTTTCAAACCTTGATGCAAAGTTGCGCCATGAACTCAGGGCCGAGATAAAGCGCTTACAAAAGGAAATTGGCGTAACGACCATTTTTGTGACTCATGATCAAGAAGAAGCTCTTTCCATGTCTGATCGAGTCGTGGTCATGAATGCAGGGAAAATTGAACAAATCAGTACTCCGACTGAGATTTACAATCATCCCAAGACTGAATTCGTGTTTCAATTCATCGGGAAATCGAATTGTTTTGAAGGGAATGTGTCTGCTGTGGATAAGCGGAAAGTTTCAGTCAAGATAGGGCCTGATATCACTCATGTCGATGCAAACAACATCATGGGAAATGATAGTGATTTGAAAACCGGTGATGAGGTGAAGCTTTATATTAGACCAGAAAAACTGCAAATTGTTTCTCTTGATGAAAAATCTACCTCTCCATTGGATTTCCAACATGCTAAGATAAGCCAAATTAACTATCTTGGTACCTCTTGGGAAATCAATGTTCTATTACATGGGAAAAGTATTCAAGTATTGACTTCCGCTTTCGATTCATCATGGCAAAATGGAAGTGAGGTGTTGATTGGATGGAGCCCATCAGAAGTTATGCTAGTCAAGAAATAG
- a CDS encoding ABC transporter substrate-binding protein — MKKLLSLLSIIVLIALAGCGNPTPQKPGESVQTGAGEKGEKKITIAGNGGVIESAIRDVIAPKFKEETGITVNYISGLSGEILSKVELQKNAPQIDVALFVPVDVIRAKEKELIVPIDESNVPNMKSVDSRFIPVENAAAPAFGLVIAPAYNTETFKKKGLKSIESWNDLVSPDYEGKTAFSDITNDWGFNTLNGLAISNGGSTEDMEPGLEKAKDLAAYSNTFYKNSTQMMPAVQQGAADVTVMGSYSIGELAVSGIPIKMAVPKEGVPLQAFSAGLVKNTPNSKEALEFINYVISEEAQALISEKGFYPTVEGMKIPEKFEESIGLKASDKTFKPDFAKFAEIRAEVSDRWAKEVTPELGKKLK; from the coding sequence ATGAAAAAACTGCTGAGTCTTTTATCAATAATAGTATTGATCGCTCTTGCGGGATGTGGTAATCCTACTCCGCAAAAACCGGGGGAATCCGTCCAAACGGGTGCAGGTGAAAAAGGAGAGAAAAAAATAACGATTGCTGGTAATGGCGGTGTCATTGAAAGTGCCATCAGAGATGTCATCGCACCAAAGTTCAAAGAAGAAACGGGAATCACTGTTAATTATATTTCCGGTTTATCAGGTGAAATCCTATCCAAAGTGGAATTACAGAAGAACGCTCCGCAAATAGATGTTGCTCTTTTTGTACCGGTTGATGTAATTCGAGCTAAGGAGAAGGAACTGATCGTACCAATTGATGAGTCCAATGTTCCCAATATGAAATCGGTGGATTCACGTTTCATTCCGGTTGAAAATGCTGCCGCGCCAGCATTCGGTTTAGTCATTGCACCAGCTTATAATACGGAAACCTTTAAAAAGAAAGGGTTAAAATCAATTGAATCATGGAATGATCTTGTCTCACCGGATTACGAGGGTAAAACGGCATTTTCAGATATTACGAATGACTGGGGTTTCAATACCCTTAATGGTCTGGCGATTTCAAACGGCGGCAGTACGGAAGACATGGAACCAGGCCTTGAAAAAGCAAAAGATCTTGCAGCTTATTCCAATACGTTTTATAAAAACTCAACGCAAATGATGCCAGCTGTCCAACAGGGAGCTGCTGACGTAACGGTCATGGGAAGTTATTCCATAGGCGAACTAGCCGTTTCAGGTATTCCCATTAAGATGGCCGTACCTAAAGAAGGCGTACCGCTTCAAGCTTTTAGTGCTGGTCTCGTGAAAAATACGCCTAATAGCAAAGAAGCCCTTGAATTCATCAACTATGTAATCAGTGAAGAAGCGCAAGCGTTAATTTCCGAAAAAGGATTTTATCCGACGGTAGAAGGAATGAAAATTCCAGAAAAATTTGAAGAGTCAATCGGCCTTAAAGCAAGTGATAAAACATTCAAACCTGATTTCGCCAAGTTTGCCGAAATCCGCGCCGAGGTGTCAGACAGATGGGCGAAAGAGGTTACTCCTGAATTAGGGAAAAAACTCAAATAA